Genomic segment of Desulfurobacteriaceae bacterium:
TTGGTATTTCAAAAATCTTTTGGATTTCCTTTATCTCCTCATAAAGAGAAAGCTTTAGACTTTTATGGAGGGCAGAAAAAGGTTCATCAAGAAGAAGAATTTTGGGTTTGGTTGCAAGGGCCCTTGCTAAGGCAACCCTTTGTTTCTGACCACCGGATATCTCAGAAGGATACTTATCTTTAACAGAATCTATTTCAAGAATTTCCAAAAGTCTTTCTATAAGTTTTTCATCTTTACTGCTGTAACGTATGTTCTCTATAACGGTCATATGGGGAAAGAGGGCATAGTCCTGAAAGAGGTAACCGACCCTCCTCTTCTGGGGCGGGAGGTTAATTCTCCTTTCAGAGTCAAAGAAGAGCTCTCCGTTAACCTCTATTCTCCCTTCATCCGGCTCTATAAGACCTGCCACTGCCTGAAGTGTGAGGCTCTTCCCAGAACCGGAAGGGGCAAAGAGGGCAGTTATTCTGGCTTCAGAATGAAAACCTACATCTAAGGAAAAATCTTTTAGTTTTTTCCTAACAGAAACGGTTAACATGGCTCTATCCTTACCTTAATATCTGCAGGTTTCCCAAAATAGGCACAGGTTAGAACTACGATATCAACTCCGGTAGAAGCATAGAGTTTGATATTTTGTTCATTTATGCCACCAGCGTCAGCCACTTTTGCAAAAGGAACATTCTCCCTTTTAAACTCTACAACTTTCCTGACATCTTCTACCGAGAACTTATCAAGCTGAACCACATCAACTCCAGCTTCCAGAGCCATAAAAGCCTCTTCTACCGAGTTCACTTCTACTGTGATTTTTTTCTCTGGAATTCTCTTCTTTAAAGACTGGAGCTCCTTCAAGAAATTCTCCAGACCACCAAAGAACTTTAAATGCTGTTCAAAAATCAGAACGGTTTCAGAAAGTCCTAACCGGTGGGGGAGAGCTCCTCCAGCAAGAATTCCTTTTATGCAAATTTTCTTGGAAAGAGGAAAAGTTTTTCTCGTTGTAACAACTTCAACATCAGGATTAACACTTTTGGCAAGGTCAACTAAATTTTTAGTTCTAGTAGCTATTCCCGATGCGTACTCCAAAATGTTTTG
This window contains:
- a CDS encoding ABC transporter ATP-binding protein; translation: MLTVSVRKKLKDFSLDVGFHSEARITALFAPSGSGKSLTLQAVAGLIEPDEGRIEVNGELFFDSERRINLPPQKRRVGYLFQDYALFPHMTVIENIRYSSKDEKLIERLLEILEIDSVKDKYPSEISGGQKQRVALARALATKPKILLLDEPFSALHKSLKLSLYEEIKEIQKIFEIPIILVSHDIDEVFELADFMVVMDKGKVVQVEKPFEVFMSPKNEKVARLLGHRSFLKGEVLKIEKKYVFVKTEKGFILKCKRDENLKAHDKVLVSILPFSLALSPTAESTKLTALVKKIEFRREITKIVIDLGEEVELSIPSSLSPNFIIEEGRTATFYLCADFMPVIKEDV
- the modD gene encoding ModD protein — encoded protein: MVVFTESEIDRLVEDDVPYFDLTTFVLGIGDKEGEITYSSRHEIVVCGTEECRRILEKFGAKVLESVPSGTLASAGEVLLRARGKAEVLHKVWKVTQNILEYASGIATRTKNLVDLAKSVNPDVEVVTTRKTFPLSKKICIKGILAGGALPHRLGLSETVLIFEQHLKFFGGLENFLKELQSLKKRIPEKKITVEVNSVEEAFMALEAGVDVVQLDKFSVEDVRKVVEFKRENVPFAKVADAGGINEQNIKLYASTGVDIVVLTCAYFGKPADIKVRIEPC